The Echinicola rosea genome has a segment encoding these proteins:
- a CDS encoding arylsulfatase: MKKLILNLSLAAAVLVAACQPQEERQVDESAKPGEVIPDRRPGEFDGKIAETYKNSEADFPITRKAKEDAPNVILIMLDDVGFGASSTFGGPIPTPHLDALAEDGLRYNQWHTTALCSPTRASILTGKNHHEAGFGVISEIATGFPGYNSIMPDNSATIGQILKDNGYNTSWFGKNHNTPDYETSQAGPFDQWPTGMGFEYFFGFNGGDCNQYAPPLIENTRPILPPTDDPDYHLNKDMADRAINWIRNQKSTAPNKPFFVYFAPGATHAPHHAPKEWRDKFKGEFDEGWNKVSENTFKRMKAEGIIPENAQYNPIPEEVGVWDALSPDQQKVYARMMEVYAAFLAYTDYEIGRMLRAVEDLGQKENTLVIYAVGDNGASAEGGFTGTLNEIAADFNSYRPDVVKDALSRMDEIGTIDTYNLYPVGWAMAMNSPMKFAKRMASHFGGTRNGLVISWPKVIKDKGAIRSQFSHCTDIVPTILEACGIPQPKVVKGVKQTPMSGTSMMYTFDNPDAEETHKTQYFEMGGSRAVYHDGWVAATAHGLTPWSDDRPDNLTFENDVWELYNIREDFTENNDIAAEHPEKVEELKALFMKEAKAHDVLPLDDRGAERFSAQLTGRPSGPSEGVDHFVYYPGMIRLPEGSAPNFKNRTFTLTADVEIGDANTEGIIITQGGLYAGWGLMMDAGKPKFTYNWLQEDITSIEGETLKAGKHTITLKFNYSGGGMGKGAAIELLVDGNSVAQGNIPRTVPNRFSLDETLDVGMDTGTPVSKDYQTPFKFTGEIQQVAVDFN; encoded by the coding sequence ATGAAGAAACTCATTCTAAACCTATCCCTAGCGGCAGCTGTATTAGTTGCCGCTTGCCAGCCTCAGGAAGAGCGTCAAGTTGATGAGTCCGCGAAGCCTGGAGAAGTCATTCCAGATCGGCGGCCGGGAGAGTTTGATGGAAAAATCGCTGAAACGTATAAAAATTCAGAAGCTGATTTCCCTATTACACGTAAGGCGAAAGAAGATGCTCCAAACGTCATTCTTATTATGTTGGATGATGTGGGGTTTGGAGCATCGTCCACCTTTGGTGGCCCCATACCAACGCCTCATTTAGATGCCTTGGCAGAGGACGGTTTGCGTTACAACCAATGGCATACCACAGCACTGTGTTCACCTACGCGTGCCTCTATTTTAACGGGTAAAAACCATCACGAAGCTGGGTTTGGTGTGATTTCAGAGATTGCTACGGGATTCCCGGGCTACAACTCCATTATGCCAGACAACTCTGCTACCATCGGACAAATCCTTAAGGACAATGGTTATAACACCTCATGGTTTGGTAAAAACCATAATACGCCCGATTACGAAACCTCTCAAGCAGGGCCTTTCGATCAATGGCCGACAGGTATGGGTTTTGAGTATTTCTTTGGTTTCAACGGTGGAGACTGTAATCAATATGCACCACCATTAATTGAAAATACCAGACCGATATTACCGCCTACGGACGATCCGGATTACCACCTGAACAAAGACATGGCAGACCGTGCCATCAACTGGATCCGTAACCAAAAGTCCACTGCTCCTAACAAGCCTTTCTTTGTGTACTTCGCTCCTGGGGCTACCCATGCACCTCATCATGCTCCGAAGGAATGGCGCGACAAGTTCAAAGGTGAATTTGACGAAGGTTGGAACAAGGTAAGTGAAAACACCTTTAAGCGCATGAAGGCGGAAGGCATTATTCCTGAAAATGCCCAATACAACCCAATACCGGAAGAAGTGGGGGTTTGGGACGCATTAAGCCCCGACCAGCAGAAAGTATATGCCCGTATGATGGAAGTGTATGCTGCTTTTCTGGCTTATACCGATTATGAAATTGGCCGTATGCTACGTGCTGTTGAAGATTTAGGTCAGAAAGAAAATACCTTGGTTATTTATGCCGTGGGCGACAATGGCGCTTCTGCAGAAGGTGGCTTTACAGGAACATTGAACGAGATAGCAGCAGACTTCAACAGCTACCGTCCGGATGTGGTGAAGGACGCATTAAGCCGTATGGATGAAATCGGAACGATCGATACGTATAATCTTTATCCCGTTGGGTGGGCGATGGCCATGAATTCCCCTATGAAGTTTGCCAAACGTATGGCTTCCCACTTCGGAGGAACCCGAAACGGATTGGTGATTTCCTGGCCTAAAGTAATAAAGGACAAAGGGGCCATACGTTCGCAGTTCTCGCATTGTACCGATATCGTGCCTACCATCTTGGAAGCTTGTGGCATTCCTCAGCCCAAAGTAGTGAAGGGGGTAAAACAAACCCCAATGTCCGGTACCAGTATGATGTACACCTTCGATAACCCCGATGCAGAGGAAACGCACAAAACACAGTACTTCGAGATGGGGGGAAGTCGGGCGGTGTACCATGACGGATGGGTAGCTGCTACAGCCCATGGCCTTACCCCTTGGTCTGATGATCGACCAGATAATTTGACTTTTGAGAATGATGTATGGGAACTGTACAACATCCGTGAAGACTTTACAGAAAACAACGATATAGCTGCCGAACATCCTGAAAAAGTAGAAGAACTGAAGGCCTTATTTATGAAAGAAGCCAAGGCCCACGATGTTCTTCCTTTGGACGATAGGGGAGCAGAACGTTTTAGTGCACAACTGACGGGAAGACCATCCGGCCCATCAGAAGGCGTTGACCACTTTGTGTACTATCCGGGTATGATTCGCCTGCCGGAAGGAAGCGCGCCCAACTTTAAGAACAGAACTTTCACGTTGACTGCTGACGTAGAGATAGGCGACGCCAATACAGAAGGGATAATCATTACCCAAGGCGGGCTTTATGCCGGATGGGGATTGATGATGGATGCAGGTAAACCTAAATTTACTTACAACTGGCTGCAAGAAGATATCACCTCAATAGAAGGCGAAACTTTAAAAGCTGGAAAACACACGATCACACTGAAATTCAACTATTCAGGTGGCGGTATGGGCAAAGGAGCAGCGATAGAACTTCTAGTAGATGGAAACTCGGTAGCCCAAGGCAACATACCGAGAACGGTACCTAACCGCTTTTCTTTGGATGAAACGCTGGATGTAGGAATGGATACGGGTACTCCGGTATCCAAAGATTACCAAACGCCATTCAAATTCACAGGGGAAATTCAACAGGTGGCGGTAGATTTTAATTAA
- a CDS encoding arylsulfatase, protein MKKISIIFLLLFGGVAVQGQDDYFNRTVRVKEYLEPAIPHPDQQKEAESKLEKLNKKPNILIILIDDMGYGDIGVYGGGTAIGAPTPNMNKLANEGLRLTSAYAQPTCTPTRAALMTGRIPARSGLTRPTLTGENPKVNPWESENTAAKILSENGYKTAISGKWHLGETKGSMPNEVGYDEWLGFAAVQSEYSQFVNEWIYPDLINKPERLAAVKAMVNEAVVKGKKGEENKEVAPITTIEELSKVDQIFADYSEDFIRRAVEEDQPFYLIHSFSKVHNDNYVSEEFKGKSPAAFPYKDAIMEVDDIVGRLTQLLEELDIDENTFVFLTSDNGPNEDTWPDGGFTPFRGGKGTTWEGGVRVPGIAYWKGMIEPGRISDGLFDLCDLFNTSIALAGAYDKIPSSNYIDGVDQTSFLLAGEGDSNRNAVFMYSETNFMAARWMEYKMHMKVFETSAPRKNLDQSVVQQTGMAPWVYNLYVSPKEQVSTGHRYFEWGLPVMLGYIRDHLATYQKYPMKDIGLKKPGQ, encoded by the coding sequence ATGAAAAAAATCAGCATCATATTCTTGTTACTTTTCGGCGGTGTGGCTGTGCAAGGCCAAGACGATTATTTTAACAGGACAGTTCGGGTCAAAGAGTACCTTGAACCTGCGATTCCTCATCCAGACCAACAAAAGGAGGCTGAGTCAAAGTTAGAGAAGCTCAACAAGAAGCCCAACATCCTCATTATCCTGATCGATGATATGGGATACGGAGATATTGGCGTTTATGGTGGCGGAACGGCCATTGGGGCACCTACACCTAATATGAACAAGCTGGCAAATGAAGGTTTGCGACTCACTTCAGCCTATGCCCAGCCAACCTGTACCCCGACTCGGGCCGCACTGATGACTGGAAGAATTCCTGCGCGTTCAGGACTTACACGGCCGACATTGACCGGAGAAAACCCGAAAGTAAATCCTTGGGAATCTGAAAATACAGCCGCTAAAATTTTATCTGAAAACGGTTATAAAACGGCTATTTCAGGAAAGTGGCACTTGGGAGAAACCAAAGGAAGCATGCCCAATGAAGTGGGCTACGATGAATGGTTGGGGTTTGCAGCGGTGCAATCCGAATATTCACAGTTTGTAAACGAATGGATTTATCCTGATTTGATCAATAAGCCGGAAAGGTTGGCAGCCGTAAAAGCTATGGTTAATGAAGCAGTAGTTAAGGGCAAAAAAGGGGAAGAAAACAAGGAAGTCGCTCCGATTACGACAATTGAAGAGTTGTCTAAAGTAGATCAGATTTTTGCTGATTATAGCGAGGATTTTATCAGAAGGGCTGTAGAGGAGGACCAACCTTTTTATTTAATCCACTCCTTTTCCAAAGTCCACAATGACAATTATGTTTCCGAGGAGTTTAAGGGAAAAAGTCCAGCTGCATTTCCTTATAAGGATGCGATTATGGAAGTGGATGATATTGTCGGCAGGCTCACGCAACTACTGGAAGAGTTGGATATTGATGAAAATACTTTTGTCTTCCTTACTTCAGATAATGGTCCAAATGAAGATACTTGGCCTGATGGTGGGTTTACACCATTCAGAGGTGGAAAAGGGACGACCTGGGAAGGTGGCGTGCGCGTACCAGGCATTGCATATTGGAAAGGGATGATCGAACCTGGGCGCATAAGCGATGGCTTATTTGATCTTTGTGATTTGTTCAATACTTCCATTGCCCTAGCGGGGGCTTATGACAAAATTCCAAGTAGTAATTACATCGATGGAGTAGATCAAACGTCATTTTTATTGGCCGGTGAAGGTGATTCCAATAGGAATGCGGTGTTTATGTATTCGGAGACCAACTTTATGGCTGCGCGATGGATGGAGTACAAAATGCATATGAAGGTGTTCGAAACCTCTGCACCTCGTAAAAATCTCGATCAATCAGTGGTGCAGCAAACAGGTATGGCCCCTTGGGTGTACAATCTATATGTGTCACCCAAAGAGCAAGTAAGTACAGGGCATCGCTATTTTGAGTGGGGTTTACCGGTGATGTTAGGGTATATAAGAGACCACTTGGCTACTTATCAAAAGTATCCTATGAAAGATATTGGGTTGAAAAAACCTGGACAATAA
- a CDS encoding arylsulfatase, which translates to MEKSIPRFLLLMLFLVGSHFVFGQTGNPQQNKLPYNDPEFHGEIGRTYKDSKMDWPEYVEPKEGAPNVVVIMLDDVGFGMTSTFGGSVPTPHLDSLAGEGLRYNRFHTTAVCAATRAAFLTGRNHHNASSGFLPEWSTGFPGYTSLIPRSTTPISKVIKYNGMNTAWFGKNHNTPDWETSPAGPFERWPTGMGFDYFYGFNAGETDQYNPVIFENTLPVEPETTPAEGYHFMADMTDKAIDWMKLQKSISPDKPVFMYFAPGAIHAPHHTPKEWRDKFKGKFDHGWDKEREITYARQKEIGIIPADAKLSPRNENIKPWASLSDNEQKFYALLQENYAGYMAYTDHEIGRLLQAIGELPDAENTLVIYIVGDNGASTEGGLEGTLNEIKALNGIQSTLEENLERADEIGEPGSEPHVPVGWGLAMNTPFPWAKQVASHFGGSRNPMVVSWPKVIKDKGSIRSQFLHVIDVMPTILEATGMEAPEYIDGVKQKPMDGKSFMATFTEADVPEIRTTQYFEILANRALYHEGWVAAHQHTKPWRMDLAPGFEHETWELYHVEEDFSEAENVANEYPEKLEELKALWEEEAQKYQVYPLDDRGAQRLTVPKPSLIEDRTSFTFYEGAVRLPETVAPNTKNTSWNMEAMVETASGHKDGVINAIGGSSAGYALHVKDGYPTFTYNYFEAEVTDIKSSKKLPDGLAAVKVDFQYDGGGPGKGANVLLYINNEKVAEGRLEATVPARFGIDTFGVGVDTGSPVIKNYSVNEFQGRIAEVNIELKP; encoded by the coding sequence ATGGAAAAATCAATTCCCCGTTTTTTATTATTGATGCTGTTTTTGGTCGGAAGCCATTTTGTGTTTGGGCAGACTGGAAATCCCCAACAAAACAAACTTCCTTATAATGACCCTGAATTTCACGGCGAAATAGGACGAACCTATAAGGACTCCAAGATGGATTGGCCCGAATATGTGGAGCCAAAGGAAGGCGCTCCCAATGTAGTGGTTATCATGCTGGATGATGTGGGTTTTGGGATGACGAGCACTTTTGGAGGGTCGGTGCCGACCCCACATTTGGATTCCTTGGCCGGGGAAGGTTTGCGATATAACCGGTTTCATACCACGGCGGTTTGTGCGGCCACCCGCGCTGCATTTCTTACCGGAAGAAACCACCATAATGCATCCAGTGGTTTTTTACCCGAGTGGTCCACAGGTTTTCCAGGCTATACATCACTTATTCCGAGAAGTACCACGCCCATCAGTAAGGTGATCAAGTACAATGGGATGAACACCGCATGGTTTGGGAAGAACCATAATACGCCGGATTGGGAAACTTCGCCTGCAGGGCCTTTTGAAAGATGGCCCACAGGAATGGGCTTTGACTACTTCTATGGATTCAATGCGGGGGAAACAGACCAGTACAATCCGGTGATTTTTGAAAATACCTTGCCGGTAGAGCCAGAGACTACTCCAGCGGAAGGCTATCACTTTATGGCCGATATGACGGACAAAGCCATCGACTGGATGAAGCTTCAAAAGTCCATCTCTCCGGACAAGCCCGTGTTCATGTATTTTGCTCCGGGAGCCATCCATGCTCCCCACCATACGCCAAAAGAATGGCGCGACAAGTTTAAGGGGAAGTTTGATCATGGCTGGGACAAGGAACGGGAGATCACCTATGCCCGTCAAAAAGAAATTGGCATCATTCCGGCAGATGCCAAGCTATCTCCACGTAATGAAAACATAAAGCCTTGGGCATCTCTATCGGACAACGAGCAGAAATTTTATGCGCTGTTACAGGAAAACTATGCGGGATACATGGCCTACACAGATCATGAAATCGGTCGTTTGTTACAAGCAATAGGGGAGTTGCCGGATGCAGAAAATACCCTGGTGATATATATTGTGGGAGACAACGGTGCCAGTACGGAAGGAGGCCTGGAAGGGACGTTAAATGAAATAAAGGCATTGAATGGTATCCAGAGTACCTTGGAGGAAAACTTGGAAAGAGCTGATGAAATAGGTGAACCAGGATCAGAGCCACACGTGCCAGTGGGGTGGGGATTGGCGATGAATACCCCATTTCCCTGGGCAAAACAAGTAGCCTCTCACTTTGGGGGGTCAAGAAATCCGATGGTGGTGAGTTGGCCCAAAGTCATTAAAGACAAAGGGAGCATTCGCTCCCAGTTTTTACATGTCATTGACGTGATGCCGACGATATTGGAGGCCACCGGCATGGAAGCTCCCGAATACATTGATGGGGTAAAACAAAAGCCAATGGACGGTAAGTCCTTCATGGCCACTTTTACCGAAGCTGATGTCCCAGAGATTCGCACGACACAGTATTTTGAAATTTTGGCAAACAGGGCACTATATCATGAGGGGTGGGTAGCCGCTCATCAGCATACCAAGCCCTGGAGGATGGATTTGGCGCCTGGATTTGAGCATGAGACATGGGAGCTGTATCATGTAGAGGAGGATTTTTCAGAAGCAGAAAATGTGGCCAATGAATATCCAGAGAAATTGGAAGAACTAAAGGCCTTGTGGGAAGAGGAGGCACAAAAGTATCAAGTCTATCCATTGGACGACAGAGGTGCCCAACGGCTCACCGTGCCAAAACCCTCGCTGATTGAAGACAGGACTTCTTTTACGTTCTACGAAGGGGCGGTACGTCTTCCCGAAACGGTGGCTCCCAATACCAAAAACACTTCTTGGAATATGGAAGCCATGGTGGAAACGGCATCCGGACATAAGGATGGAGTAATCAACGCCATCGGTGGATCCAGTGCCGGATATGCGCTGCACGTCAAAGATGGCTATCCAACTTTTACATATAACTATTTTGAAGCGGAGGTAACAGACATCAAATCAAGCAAAAAACTTCCTGATGGTCTAGCTGCCGTAAAAGTGGATTTTCAATACGATGGCGGTGGTCCTGGAAAGGGAGCCAATGTGCTTCTCTATATAAACAATGAAAAAGTAGCCGAAGGCCGATTGGAGGCTACCGTTCCGGCACGTTTCGGAATTGATACTTTTGGCGTGGGGGTAGATACCGGCTCGCCGGTTATCAAGAACTATTCTGTCAATGAATTCCAGGGACGAATAGCGGAAGTGAATATTGAATTGAAACCTTAA
- a CDS encoding DUF1254 domain-containing protein, which translates to MDKVNYLHCAAMGWGGLPPKYAQYTALIKGQGAGEKNQTLTFPKPDLDYEKGGFFSITTYNSESWIGEENFYISMDRMKDNGDGTMTVDFNSDTPYSVTVSEGWNGTLRLYLPVDAEKTIEEINHFVNIPITKK; encoded by the coding sequence GTGGACAAGGTAAATTACCTTCACTGCGCCGCGATGGGCTGGGGAGGCTTACCTCCAAAATACGCCCAATACACTGCTTTGATAAAAGGCCAAGGCGCTGGAGAGAAAAACCAAACGCTTACTTTTCCCAAACCCGATTTGGATTATGAGAAAGGAGGGTTCTTTTCCATTACCACCTATAATTCAGAATCGTGGATCGGCGAAGAAAACTTCTATATCAGTATGGACAGAATGAAGGACAACGGGGACGGTACCATGACCGTAGATTTTAATTCGGATACCCCTTATTCAGTCACGGTCTCTGAAGGCTGGAATGGAACATTACGGCTTTACCTTCCTGTGGACGCAGAGAAGACCATTGAGGAGATCAATCATTTTGTGAACATTCCAATCACTAAGAAATAA
- a CDS encoding DUF1254 domain-containing protein, which produces MKKTLLFLYCTTALVLTNCNQKKKENSTGEASESKTENSSVSVTKENFALAMCDLAMQKEFVQGADNTWNHHRKPMPLDEQPAPLMNRDTNYSFAILDGRGDIAITLPETDGRYMSLHIMQHDHVTYKVYYGPGRYVIPANETTDFFYANVRTQIDASDPEDVKKVNEYQDQLKIEFLNGYEPESFQVTNWNMDEFKQQLNHYVKIAQKEGVLGTMGTVENPVSTEDKNRGVAIATGLLPDKDAVYFTEQYDVERDKTYKVTYQVPEMRDPDLAFYSITIYGADQHLKTDKGSIISNDKITLNPDGNSFDLYYVPQDQFDEADYANKVLVPSKPFWICFRVYMPKESVVNGSFSLPDLK; this is translated from the coding sequence ATGAAAAAAACATTATTGTTTTTGTATTGTACCACTGCATTGGTACTGACGAATTGCAATCAAAAGAAAAAAGAAAACAGTACTGGAGAAGCTTCAGAAAGCAAAACGGAGAACTCCTCTGTCAGCGTAACCAAAGAGAACTTTGCCCTGGCCATGTGTGATCTGGCCATGCAGAAGGAATTTGTCCAAGGTGCTGACAACACTTGGAACCACCACCGAAAGCCCATGCCATTAGATGAGCAACCAGCACCTTTAATGAACAGGGACACCAATTATTCCTTTGCGATCCTCGATGGAAGGGGTGATATCGCCATTACCTTGCCCGAGACGGATGGTCGCTACATGTCCTTGCACATCATGCAACACGACCATGTGACCTACAAGGTTTACTACGGGCCAGGAAGATACGTGATCCCAGCAAATGAGACCACTGACTTTTTCTATGCCAATGTACGTACCCAAATCGACGCCAGCGATCCTGAGGATGTCAAAAAAGTAAATGAATACCAAGACCAATTGAAAATTGAATTTCTGAACGGCTATGAACCTGAATCATTTCAGGTGACCAACTGGAACATGGACGAGTTCAAACAACAACTCAACCATTATGTAAAAATCGCTCAGAAAGAAGGGGTACTTGGAACAATGGGAACCGTGGAGAACCCTGTTTCCACAGAAGATAAAAACAGAGGTGTGGCCATCGCTACCGGCCTCCTGCCTGACAAAGATGCCGTTTATTTTACCGAGCAATACGATGTAGAAAGGGACAAAACCTACAAAGTGACCTATCAAGTCCCTGAAATGAGGGATCCTGATCTTGCATTTTATTCGATCACGATTTACGGTGCCGACCAACATCTGAAGACCGATAAGGGATCCATCATCAGCAATGACAAGATCACACTCAATCCAGATGGCAATAGCTTTGACCTGTATTATGTGCCGCAGGACCAGTTTGATGAAGCGGACTATGCCAATAAGGTACTGGTACCGTCCAAGCCATTTTGGATTTGCTTCCGGGTTTACATGCCCAAGGAGTCTGTCGTCAACGGAAGCTTTTCACTGCCGGATTTAAAATAA
- a CDS encoding DUF1254 domain-containing protein: MKKLSLLLIFCLSTLLIACNGKKKNEKESSKENTEVTATSKAKNDVDTGVGKNGEASSVNPAFVDQGGEEVNMENVIRAETAKYLAAETMISGPNKFRHERNGIDLDNQTVIRSNFDAIYSYAVYDVSGGLEISVPEYDLYQIVQVLDENSVTIGVVYPGETKSFTKDDLSYGDHVYLFMRTRPRTYDEKGMEEMRKRQDAVTVEAGSANPYGSEVKYDVESFNKLRGELIKRAITEGVIEEGFIDDIDDIKTPQYQMINTAGWAGLPAKHAYYFVVLPGDEGAKNGEHSSVTFEKPDLQYDRSAYWSITIYNEQGWVVTNPFNTNSTKAVPNEDGTITLNFNGGEDAINNIKVPKNWNALFRCYLPASVPSIIEYRKDFVKNHKVLTVK, encoded by the coding sequence ATGAAAAAATTAAGTCTCCTATTGATATTTTGTCTATCAACCTTATTGATAGCATGCAATGGAAAGAAAAAGAACGAAAAGGAATCAAGCAAAGAGAATACAGAGGTAACTGCCACTTCCAAAGCCAAAAATGATGTGGACACTGGAGTAGGTAAAAACGGAGAAGCCTCGTCAGTTAACCCTGCTTTTGTAGATCAAGGGGGAGAGGAGGTAAACATGGAGAATGTAATTCGAGCCGAAACAGCCAAGTACCTCGCTGCCGAAACCATGATCAGCGGACCAAACAAATTCCGCCACGAGCGAAATGGAATAGACCTGGATAATCAAACAGTCATCCGGTCAAACTTTGACGCCATTTATTCCTATGCGGTGTACGATGTGTCGGGAGGGTTGGAAATCTCGGTGCCTGAATATGACTTGTACCAAATTGTGCAGGTGCTGGATGAAAATTCTGTGACCATCGGTGTGGTGTATCCAGGAGAAACCAAATCGTTCACAAAGGATGACCTGAGCTATGGTGACCATGTGTACCTCTTTATGCGGACCAGACCAAGGACCTATGATGAAAAGGGCATGGAAGAAATGCGTAAGCGTCAAGATGCGGTAACAGTAGAGGCAGGCTCGGCCAATCCTTATGGATCGGAAGTGAAATACGATGTAGAATCCTTCAATAAACTCCGTGGCGAGCTGATCAAAAGGGCCATTACAGAAGGGGTGATCGAAGAAGGCTTTATTGATGATATCGATGATATCAAAACCCCTCAATATCAAATGATCAATACTGCTGGTTGGGCGGGGCTACCTGCCAAACACGCCTATTATTTTGTCGTTTTGCCTGGTGATGAAGGAGCGAAAAACGGCGAGCACAGTTCTGTGACATTTGAAAAGCCTGATTTGCAATATGACCGTTCTGCTTATTGGTCAATTACCATCTATAATGAGCAAGGCTGGGTGGTCACCAATCCGTTCAATACCAACTCAACAAAAGCAGTCCCCAATGAAGACGGAACCATCACCCTTAATTTTAACGGAGGGGAAGATGCCATTAACAACATTAAGGTTCCCAAAAACTGGAATGCATTATTCAGGTGTTACCTTCCGGCATCCGTACCGAGTATCATAGAATACAGGAAGGATTTTGTAAAGAATCATAAGGTACTGACGGTAAAATAA
- a CDS encoding tetratricopeptide repeat protein translates to MAYLVRIILSVFVFIAIMGRPAVGQTEKELVKKLDTARSLTKSEPEKAFTLATAVVEESSQLQEKLLLGKAQLIRGKILLQFGLFQPATEAFYEAEHLFEDLGQLLLLAQANNALGEVYYKIKTPEEALARHEKALKLFQKKHDREGEAETKGFIGGMYEKMGNYPRALDYQWEALELFEILGLKGHLAFVRENIGSIHEDLERFDSAYYNFHKAYLLNTEIGDSLRLVGNLNNLGDVFRKTQRPEKGLAYSKEAAELSARLGFLDAQNSALVDISKAYAEMGDHDKAYRYLEQSRQLSDVVYSEESARQIAIQEAQNNLYTKNQQISQLEQMREFDAIVKWLLISLVGLLCVLGWVIFNRQKLKIKNNKEMLQQQQEILQVKERLIATEKENRQLLELKIKTEDQAHSKSLTAQTLHLIDKNQMLEGIQVKLKNILEENPKDQKKKIRNLIKEIDFNFSHDTDWDDFKNNFEKVHQDFFKNLQQRTEGLTPAEMKLASLMRLNLNSKEVASTLGISMDSLRISRYRLRKKLKLEKGDSLQQFILCI, encoded by the coding sequence ATGGCATATTTGGTTCGAATCATACTATCTGTTTTTGTATTTATCGCGATCATGGGAAGGCCGGCGGTGGGCCAGACCGAAAAGGAACTCGTCAAAAAACTGGATACCGCCCGATCACTCACCAAAAGTGAACCAGAAAAGGCCTTTACGCTGGCAACAGCCGTAGTGGAGGAGAGTTCCCAACTGCAAGAGAAGCTACTTTTGGGCAAGGCACAATTGATCCGTGGAAAGATACTCTTACAATTTGGCCTCTTCCAGCCTGCCACTGAGGCGTTTTATGAAGCAGAGCACCTCTTCGAAGACCTAGGACAGCTATTATTACTGGCCCAGGCAAACAATGCATTGGGAGAAGTATATTATAAAATCAAAACACCGGAAGAAGCCCTCGCCCGTCATGAAAAAGCGCTCAAACTCTTCCAAAAAAAACATGACCGGGAAGGCGAGGCGGAGACAAAGGGCTTCATCGGGGGGATGTACGAGAAAATGGGCAATTACCCTAGGGCATTGGACTACCAGTGGGAAGCCCTGGAGCTCTTTGAAATCCTGGGGCTAAAAGGCCATTTGGCCTTTGTGAGGGAAAACATAGGGAGCATCCATGAAGACCTGGAGCGATTTGACTCCGCTTATTACAATTTTCACAAAGCCTATCTGCTCAATACTGAAATCGGGGACAGCCTCCGCTTGGTAGGCAATTTAAACAACTTGGGAGATGTGTTCCGCAAAACCCAGAGACCGGAAAAAGGCCTTGCCTATTCCAAGGAAGCCGCCGAACTGAGTGCCCGCCTCGGTTTTTTGGATGCCCAAAACAGTGCCTTGGTGGACATCTCAAAAGCCTATGCAGAAATGGGGGATCATGACAAGGCCTACCGGTACCTGGAACAAAGCCGCCAGCTTAGCGATGTGGTCTATTCAGAAGAATCGGCCAGACAGATTGCCATTCAGGAAGCCCAAAACAACCTATACACCAAAAACCAACAAATCAGTCAACTGGAACAAATGCGTGAATTTGACGCCATCGTAAAATGGCTACTGATTTCCTTGGTCGGGCTGCTGTGTGTGTTGGGCTGGGTGATCTTTAACCGGCAAAAACTCAAAATCAAAAACAACAAGGAAATGCTCCAGCAGCAACAAGAAATCCTACAGGTCAAGGAACGCCTGATCGCTACGGAAAAAGAAAACCGACAACTCCTGGAACTGAAAATCAAAACCGAGGACCAAGCCCATTCCAAATCCCTAACCGCCCAGACGCTTCACTTGATCGACAAAAACCAAATGCTCGAGGGCATCCAGGTCAAGCTTAAAAATATTCTCGAAGAAAACCCCAAGGACCAAAAGAAAAAAATCCGAAACCTGATCAAGGAGATCGACTTCAATTTTTCACATGACACCGACTGGGACGATTTCAAAAACAACTTTGAAAAAGTCCACCAAGACTTCTTCAAAAACCTCCAGCAGCGAACCGAAGGTCTCACACCCGCAGAAATGAAACTGGCCAGTCTCATGCGCCTAAACCTGAACTCCAAAGAGGTCGCCTCCACCCTAGGAATTTCCATGGACAGCCTGAGAATTTCACGCTATAGGCTCCGGAAAAAACTAAAGCTCGAAAAAGGAGACAGTTTACAGCAATTCATCCTTTGTATATAG